One stretch of Hevea brasiliensis isolate MT/VB/25A 57/8 chromosome 12, ASM3005281v1, whole genome shotgun sequence DNA includes these proteins:
- the LOC110635030 gene encoding uncharacterized protein LOC110635030, with amino-acid sequence MCPLRIILIFLSATLAGFFVVRNFKSRPLITDDNDSDESSTNDRPFPSKVRSAIESGFWTCVDMASGRYLWRHLVSSPSPSSSSSSPKRSN; translated from the exons ATGTGCCCATTGAGGATTATTCTGATATTTCTCTCTGCTACTCTCGCCGGATTTTTCGTTGTAAGAAACTTCAAATCACGGCCCCTTATCACCGACGACAATGATTCCGACGAATCTTCCACTAATGATCGTCCATTTCCCTCCAAG GTTCGATCTGCAATAGAATCTGGATTTTGGACCTGCGTGGACATGGCGAGTGGACGATACCTGTGGAGGCATTTGGTTTCTTCTCCTTCTCCGTCGTCTTCGTCTTCTTCTCCTAAGCGTTCTAATTGA